GGACCGTGTTGTAGTCCACCTCGATGTGCTCGGAGAGCTGGTTGGCGTTGCGCGGTCGCTCCGAGAGCGCCCGGATGATCCGGACGCGGTTCGTGCCGCCGCGCGTGCCCACCAGCAGGTACCACAGCGCCTTCTCCATCGATTCCTGTCTGTCCCGTGCACGACCTGCCTACTTAGTGACACCGTTCCGCGCCACCTGCCCGACACCCGGGTCACCCACTCACCGTCTTGCGCACCCACCCTGTCGCGCCGCTGGGGTACGACTGCGAGTACTCCTCGGGCTGGACCGCCCCGGTCCCGTCGACGGCACGGACGACGACCTCCGTCTCGCCCCCGGGCGTGAACCGGTGGCGCCACATGCGCCAGACGTCCTCGCCCGGCAGGGGCTCGGACAGCTCGGCGTCGGTCCAGGTGTCGCCGCCGTCGGTCGAGACCTCGACGCGGTCGACCCCGCGGGTGCCGGCGTAGGCGTGGCCCGCGACCTCGACGGCGCCGTCCGCGAGTTCGTTCGTGGCGTGGAGCTTCGCGACCGTCTCGACCGGGCCGGTCCCGTGCCAGCCGCGCTTCTCCCAGTAGCCGTCGACCGCCTCGTCGAGGAACTCGAGTTCGGTGATCCACTTCACGTTCACCTCGCCCCAGTGGCCCGGGACGAGCAGCCTGACGGGGCGGCCGTGCTGCTTCGGGAGCCCCATCCCGTTCATCCCGTAC
This window of the Haloarchaeobius amylolyticus genome carries:
- a CDS encoding winged helix-turn-helix domain-containing protein, with the translated sequence MEKALWYLLVGTRGGTNRVRIIRALSERPRNANQLSEHIEVDYNTVRHHLDMLLDHNVVEKGGDDYGALYFLTDQFEHHRETFEEIIQHMD